Proteins from one Fragaria vesca subsp. vesca linkage group LG6, FraVesHawaii_1.0, whole genome shotgun sequence genomic window:
- the LOC101292033 gene encoding L-type lectin-domain containing receptor kinase VIII.2-like, translated as MVSLSISTNLASFALLIFILRASASDTNSSFSFTKFGKDPSFESSISLYGDAKVVNGSIQLTSSVSSSAGRGMYKKALKLGEGKPKKSVSFSSHFTLSMSKEDGDGLAFVIVPSGLNLSLFGNSSFGLDMGYGKSKLKVVAVKLKYDYLVGKVHVGIDVGSSVSARVNNASAIKLNLTSGDRANAWIDYEAGSKRIEVRLSQLGGSRPADPLLWYPIDLSKLWGDEKVFVGLSAQNRNSSQTCSIYSWSFEQRHVPDWMHSQPLDPKTYSKSSKPVTVEKRKDCVLRAVAAMVLGVACGALASYIVLYLWRIFGNRRPVVPEEYAMQPKEFEYKKMKVVVDKSIEDGKQ; from the coding sequence ATGGTCTCATTATCCATTTCCACCAACTTAGCTTCCTTTGCTCTTCTCATTTTCATCCTCAGAGCCTCAGCTTCAGACACCAATTCCTCATTTTCTTTCACCAAGTTTGGTAAAGATCCAAGCTTTGAGTCCAGTATTTCTCTTTATGGAGATGCCAAGGTTGTTAATGGTTCAATTCAGCTCACTAGTTCAGTGAGCTCAAGTGCTGGGCGAGGCATGTACAAGAAAGCCCTCAAGCTTGGTGAAGGTAAGCCTAAGAAATCAGTGTCTTTTTCCAGTCACTTCACTTTGTCTATGTCCAAAGAAGATGGGGATGGTTTGGCCTTTGTTATAGTTCCAAGTGGTTTGAATCTTAGCCTGTTTGGTAATAGCTCTTTTGGGCTTGATATGGGATATGGGAAAAGTAAATTGAAAGTGGTTGCAGTTAAGTTGAAGTATGATTACTTGGTTGGTAAGGTCCATGTGGGGATTGATGTGGGTAGTTCTGTATCAGCTAGAGTTAACAATGCTTCAGCTATCAAATTGAATCTAACTAGTGGTGATAGAGCAAATGCTTGGATTGATTATGAAGCCGGTTCGAAAAGAATTGAAGTGAGATTGAGTCAATTGGGTGGTTCAAGGCCAGCTGATCCTTTGCTGTGGTACCCAATTGACTTGTCCAAATTGTGGGGAGATGAGAAAGTGTTTGTGGGCTTAAGTGCACAGAATAGGAATTCTTCTCAAACTTGTTCTATATACTCATGGAGCTTTGAGCAGAGGCATGTGCCGGACTGGATGCATTCGCAGCCGCTAGATCCTAAGACCTATTCTAAGAGCTCGAAGCCGGTCACAGTTGAGAAGAGGAAGGATTGTGTTTTGAGGGCTGTTGCTGCAATGGTTCTTGGTGTTGCTTGTGGAGCATTGGCATCATACATTGTGTTGTATTTGTGGAGAATCTTTGGTAATAGGCGTCCGGTGGTGCCAGAAGAGTATGCGATGCAGCCTAAAGAATTCGAGTACAAGAAAATGAAGGTAGTGGTAGATAAATCCATCGAAGATGGAAAGCAGTAG
- the LOC101298732 gene encoding putative ribonuclease H protein At1g65750-like gives MAKWQGGAEGNKESKVQVQPLFNFKDFDVQSLKTKDLSNYGKGLRVEGHVLLTLSMVLEELCMKATLEAIIRNDSKHFADITQWDFSFTKTANELITCLKTIDGNHYLECVSTVKYSFLINGQVRGYLTPTWGLRQSDPLSPYLFLLGAEVFSALLNQKASQGLLKGISICDSAPVIHHLLFADDSLLFGVANHAECGHIKAVLADYEKASGQLVNFGKSNIVFSKGTPVSLQSSIAGELGVGVVVKHEKYLGLPTYVGKSKTETFAFIKERLSKKLEGWQGKLLSGAGKGILIRVVAQALPSYSMSCFLLPKSFYAALHQKCARFWLGSKQEDRKIHWLSWEKLCRPKERGGMGFRDLYAHNIAMLAKQGWRILQFPDSLVARLFRARYFPSSSFWSATATDGSACWKGIAEARSVLARGMRWQVGDGTRVCIWEDPWLPRPFSFKPLYRVNTHIVLVSELISDFVWNRNLVNILFDASDAELILSIPISSRGRADRLVWHHDAKGAFTTKSAYWQAAQWLHSSASTSSQVEQIWHHIWRSNVPRKVKINAWKACGSILPTVSQLRTKHVYIDALCYLCNSAVEIVEHVVRDCPYVREVLCCSALEECFEVEPNISCLDWLELCHSQIPKELFEKLLWGIWSVWKERNCRLWKNTQQHVGQIKANVDAAFDSVLHCGGLDVAFRDSMGCLVGGCCVRVDFVHNAVMVEALVARLACQVALQLQFSPVVFESDCLKVVKDAQSGVSDLSGYGTLIADIQSLLISCPGSRFVHVYREANVLAHKLAKKALCSSLDVRWYGSLPAIISNFVTALV, from the exons ATGGCTAAATGGCAGGGAGGAGCTGAAGGGAACAAAGAATCAAAGGTCCAAGTTCAACCTCTGTTCAACTTTAAG GATTTTGATGTGCAGAGTTTGAAGACAAAAGATCTCTCAAACTATGGCAAGGGACTCAG GGTGGAAGGCCACGTGTTGCTGACTCTATCCATGGTTCTAGAGGAACTATGTATGAAGGCTACTTTAGAG GCAATCATTAGGAATGATTCAAAGCACTTTGCAGATATTACTCAATG GGACTTTAGTTTCACTAAAACAGCAAATGAACTTATCACTTGCCTTAAGACAATCGATGGTAACCACTATCTTGAG TGTGTGAGCACCGTGAAGTATTCATTTTTAATTAATGGTCAGGTTAGAGGCTATCTTACACCAACTTGGGGTCTTAGACAAAGTGATCCGCTCTCTCCGTATCTATTTCTCCTTGGAGCTGAAGTTTTCTCTGCTTTACTCAATCAGAAAGCCTCACAGGGTTTGCTAAAAGGTATCAGTATTTGTGACTCGGCTCCAGTAATCCATCATCTTTTATTTGCTGATGATAGTCTCTTATTTGGTGTGGCTAATCATGCAGAGTGTGGTCATATAAAGGCAGTTCTTGCCGACTATGAAAAAGCCTCAGGTCAGTTGGTCAATTTCGGCAAAAGCAACATTGTTTTTAGCAAGGGTACTCCGGTTTCTTTACAATCATCTATTGCGGGTGAGTTGGGGGTGGGTGTTGTTGTTAAGCATGAGAAATATTTAGGTCTTCCTACATATGTTGGCAAAAGTAAAACGGAAACGTTCGCTTTTATTAAAGAACGGTTGAGTAAGAAGTTGGAAGGGTGGCAAGGCAAATTGCTCAGTGGGGCTGGTAAGGGTATTCTAATCCGTGTGGTAGCTCAGGCTTTACCTTCTTACTCCATGAGTTGTTTCTTACTCCCAAAGAGTTTTTATGCTGCTTTGCATCAAAAATGCGCTAGGTTTTGGTTGGGAAGTAAACAGGAGGACCGAAAGATTCATTGGCTTTCGTGGGAGAAGTTGTGTAGACCCAAAGAGAGAGGGGGTATGGGCTTTCGGGATCTCTATGCACATAATATAGCTATGCTAGCGAAGCAGGGATGGCGTATTTTGCAGTTTCCGGACTCTTTGGTAGCGAGGTTGTTCCGAGCAAGGTACTTTCCTTCTTCATCATTTTGGTCTGCCACTGCTACCGATGGTTCAGCTTGTTGGAAAGGGATTGCTGAGGCAAGGTCAGTGTTGGCCCGTGGTATGAGGTGGCAGGTAGGAGATGGCACAAGGGTTTGCATTTGGGAAGATCCTTGGCTTCCAAGGCCATTCTCGTTTAAACCTTTGTATCGTGTCAACACACATATTGTGTTGGTTAGCGAGTTGATCTCAGACTTTGTTTGGAACAGAAATTTGGTGAATATACTGTTTGATGCTAGTGATGCAGAACTCATTCTCTCTATTCCGATTAGTTCGAGAGGGAGAGCAGATCGACTAGTTTGGCATCATGATGCAAAGGGTGCTTTTACTACCAAATCTGCTTATTGGCAGGCTGCTCAATGGCTGCATTCATCGGCCTCTACTTCCTCACAGGTAGAACAAATTTGGCATCATATTTGGCGTTCGAATGTTCCACGTAAGGTCAAAATAAATGCTTGGAAAGCTTGTGGCTCTATTCTACCAACTGTGAGCCAGTTGAGAACCAAACATGTCTATATTGATGCTCTATGTTATTTGTGCAACTCAGCTGTGGAGATTGTAGAACATGTGGTCCGGGATTGCCCATATGTGAGGGAGGTTTTATGTTGCTCCGCGTTGGAAGAGTGCTTTGAGGTTGAGCCTAATATATCGTGTTTAGATTGGTTGGAGTTGTGTCATTCTCAAATCCCTAAGGAATTGTTTGAGAAACTACTTTGGGGTATTTGGTCAGTTTGGAAGGAAAGGAATTGTAGACTATGGAAGAATACGCAGCAACATGTTGGTCAG ATTAAAGCTAATGTTGATGCAGCATTTGACTCAGTGTTGCATTGTGGAGGTCTCGATGTTGCTTTCAGAGACTCTATGGGGTGTCTGGTGGGTGGTTGTTGTGTTAGAGTGGACTTTGTTCACAATGCTGTTATGGTTGAGGCTTTAGTAGCTCGGTTGGCATGCCAAGTTGCGTTGCAATTACAGTTCAGCCCGGTTGTCTTCGAAAGTGACTGCCTCAAAGTGGTGAAGGATGCTCAGAGTGGTGTTTCTGATCTCTCAGGGTATGGGACTCTTATAGCAGATATTCAGTCCTTGTTAATTTCCTGCCCGGGTTCCAGGTTCGTTCATGTGTATCGTGAGGCTAATGTTTTGGCTCACAAATTGGCCAAAAAGGCTTTGTGCTCTTCTTTAGATGTACGCTGGTATGGATCTCTTCCTGCCATTATCAGTAACTTTGTTACTGCTCTTGTATGA
- the LOC101299022 gene encoding cytochrome P450 71A9-like, giving the protein MARELSYISVSLVFSPYGEHWREIRKIVMLELLGPKRIQMFRSVRDEEVGVMIDSITRNSKGIINLNEVSLHLANNIVCRCAFGRKFDGAAGDNSKSTINELIEETRMLLGGFFLSDYIPWMGWLDKFSGLEKRADKCFEGLDNISDTVIEEHRDPKMLKPENEDLVAVLLRLQNDPNQAITLTNDQMKAVINDMFIGGTDTTTSTLVWTMAELIRHPVALTKAQNEVRELIKSKGKVEESDLHQLVYLKSVIKEGLRLHPPLPLQIPRQTTESCTIGDYHIPAKTMVFVHAKMIGRDPKVWENPNEFCPERFLDSSVVELTLANLLYRFDWELPDGMKTEDLDMKEAAGLIVHKKVQLCLAATPVYL; this is encoded by the exons ATGGCAAGAGAGCTCTCCTATATCTCTGTCAGCTTAGTTTTTTCTCCCTATGGTGAGCACTGGAGGGAGATTCGTAAGATTGTGATGTTAGAACTACTTGGTCCCAAGAGAATTCAAATGTTTCGTTCTGTGAGGGATGAAGAGGTTGGAGTTATGATCGACTCTATAACTCGCAATTCTAAGGGTATCATCAATCTCAATGAAGTGTCACTTCACTTAGCCAACAATATCGTGTGTCGTTGTGCTTTTGGTAGAAAGTTTGATGGTGCGGCAGGTGACAATAGCAAGAGCACAATTAATGAATTGATTGAAGAAACAAGGATGTTATTGGGAGGATTCTTTCTGTCAGACTATATACCATGGATGGGTTGGCTAGACAAGTTCAGTGGTCTTGAGAAAAGGGCAGACAAGTGTTTTGAAGGGCTCGACAACATCAGTGACACGGTGATTGAGGAACACCGTGATCCTAAAATGCTCAAACCAGAGAATGAAGATCTTGTTGCTGTCCTGCTTCGACTTCAAAACGATCCGAATCAAGCGATCACCCTCACTAATGACCAAATGAAGGCTGTTATCAAT GATATGTTTATTGGCGGGACTGATACAACCACATCGACACTGGTGTGGACAATGGCTGAGCTGATCAGGCACCCTGTGGCGTTGACGAAAGCACAAAACGAGGTAAGAGAGCTCATCAAGAGCAAAGGGAAGGTTGAAGAAAGTGACCTTCATCAACTCGTGTACCTGAAGTCAGTCATCAAGGAAGGTCTACGATTACATCCACCATTGCCATTACAAATTCCAAGACAAACCACAGAGAGTTGCACAATTGGAGATTACCACATTCCTGCCAAAACAATGGTGTTTGTTCATGCAAAAATGATTGGAAGGGACCCGAAAGTTTGGGAGAATCCAAATGAATTCTGCCCTGAAAGATTCTTGGACAGCTCA GTTGTTGAGCTTACACTTGCTAATCTTCTTTATCGTTTTGACTGGGAACTGCCTGATGGGATGAAAACAGAAGACTTGGACATGAAGGAAGCTGCTGGGCTTATTGTGCACAAGAAAGTTCAGTTATGTCTAGCTGCTACACCTGTTTATCTTTAA